One segment of Methylocella silvestris BL2 DNA contains the following:
- a CDS encoding Tim44 domain-containing protein, translated as MAIRHKTLVMILALALAAGFSADAFARAGSGGSFGSRGSRTFSAPPSTSTAPRGASPFERSMTPNQGMFRPNSGAAGASRGGLFSGFGGGLLGGLLGAGLIGMLFGHGFGGGLGGGMSFIGLLLQLALLFFVVRFAMNYFRNRRPAMQGAGYGGAPGAGPFGSNRDNQGYGRPQQGYGAGPFAGAAPGGRQSPLQIQPADFSAFEQRLFAVQKAYSDEDMNALRALSTPEMASYFAEELGENARKGVVNKLSKVEFLQGDLAEAWSEANGDYASVAMRFSMIDQTLDRATGRLVAGDPSAPQQATEIWTFTRRSGGGAQDWKLSGIQQA; from the coding sequence ATGGCGATCCGCCACAAAACCCTCGTTATGATTCTCGCGCTGGCGCTCGCGGCGGGGTTTTCCGCCGACGCCTTCGCGCGCGCCGGCAGCGGCGGCTCCTTCGGCAGCCGCGGCTCGCGCACCTTTAGCGCGCCCCCTTCGACCTCGACCGCGCCGCGCGGGGCCTCTCCGTTCGAACGTTCGATGACCCCCAATCAGGGCATGTTCCGGCCAAATAGCGGCGCTGCCGGCGCCTCGCGCGGCGGCCTTTTTTCCGGATTTGGCGGCGGTCTGCTCGGCGGCCTGCTCGGAGCCGGCTTGATCGGCATGCTATTCGGCCATGGGTTCGGCGGCGGCCTTGGCGGCGGGATGTCCTTCATTGGTCTGCTGCTCCAGCTGGCGCTGCTGTTCTTCGTGGTCCGCTTCGCGATGAATTATTTCCGCAATCGCCGCCCCGCGATGCAGGGCGCGGGTTATGGCGGCGCGCCCGGCGCGGGGCCGTTCGGCTCCAATCGCGACAATCAGGGCTACGGCCGGCCGCAGCAGGGCTATGGCGCCGGACCGTTCGCGGGCGCTGCGCCAGGCGGGCGCCAATCGCCGCTTCAGATCCAGCCGGCCGATTTCAGCGCCTTCGAGCAGCGTCTGTTCGCCGTGCAGAAGGCCTATAGCGATGAGGATATGAACGCGCTGCGCGCGCTATCGACGCCCGAGATGGCCTCCTATTTCGCCGAAGAGCTTGGCGAAAACGCCCGCAAGGGCGTCGTCAACAAGCTCTCCAAGGTCGAATTCTTGCAAGGCGATCTGGCCGAGGCCTGGAGCGAGGCGAACGGCGACTACGCCAGCGTCGCGATGCGGTTCTCGATGATCGACCAGACGCTCGACCGCGCCACGGGCCGGCTCGTCGCCGGCGATCCATCGGCGCCGCAACAGGCGACCGAGATCTGGACGTTTACACGGCGTTCGGGCGGCGGCGCGCAGGACTGGAAGCTTTCGGGCATCCAGCAGGCGTAA
- the fabI gene encoding enoyl-ACP reductase FabI, with amino-acid sequence MAGRRGLVMGVANDHSIAYGAARALAAQGAQLAFTYQGEALGKRVKPLAAGLGSSFVLPCDVEDLASLDAVFSAVKELWGGLDFLIHCIAFSDKAELKGRYADTSRANFQRTMLVSAFSFTEAAARAAPLMPAGGAMLTLTFGGSSRVMPNYNVMGVAKAALEASVRYLAADFGPQGVRVNAISAGPVRTLAGAGIADARFMFNFQKAHAPLRRTVDIDDVGGAALYLLSDLSSGVTGEIHYVDAGYNIISMPHPDDMRGSE; translated from the coding sequence ATGGCGGGCAGGCGCGGCCTCGTGATGGGCGTCGCCAACGATCATTCGATCGCCTATGGCGCCGCCCGCGCCCTCGCCGCGCAAGGGGCTCAGCTTGCCTTCACCTATCAAGGCGAAGCGCTCGGCAAGCGCGTCAAGCCGCTTGCGGCGGGGCTGGGCTCCAGCTTCGTGCTGCCTTGCGACGTCGAGGATCTCGCCTCCCTCGACGCCGTCTTCTCCGCCGTGAAGGAGCTTTGGGGCGGGCTCGACTTTCTCATCCATTGCATCGCTTTTTCCGACAAGGCGGAGCTGAAAGGACGCTACGCCGACACCAGCCGCGCCAATTTCCAGCGCACCATGCTGGTCTCGGCCTTCTCTTTCACCGAGGCGGCGGCGCGCGCCGCGCCGCTGATGCCGGCGGGCGGCGCGATGCTGACCCTGACGTTCGGTGGATCCTCCCGCGTGATGCCCAATTACAATGTGATGGGGGTCGCCAAGGCCGCGCTCGAGGCGAGCGTGCGCTATCTCGCCGCCGATTTCGGGCCGCAGGGGGTGCGGGTCAACGCCATCTCGGCCGGGCCGGTGCGCACGCTGGCCGGGGCCGGCATCGCCGACGCGCGCTTCATGTTCAATTTTCAGAAGGCCCATGCGCCGCTGCGCCGGACCGTCGACATCGACGACGTCGGCGGCGCGGCGCTCTATCTCCTGTCGGATCTGTCGAGCGGCGTGACCGGCGAGATCCATTATGTCGACGCCGGCTACAACATCATCTCGATGCCGCATCCGGACGATATGAGAGGCAGCGAATAG
- the fabA gene encoding bifunctional 3-hydroxydecanoyl-ACP dehydratase/trans-2-decenoyl-ACP isomerase has product MNDVSKRRQSFEYEDLIACARGELFGPGNPQLPLPPMLMFDRIPELSETGGPNGKGFIRAEFEIKPDLWFFGCHFKGDPVMPGCLGLDALWQLLGFYLGWLDLSGRGRALGVGEVKFADQVLPTVKRVVYGVDIKRVFKTKLNLGIADGWLEADGVRIYEAKDLKVGLFTAPAAG; this is encoded by the coding sequence GTGAACGATGTGAGCAAGCGGCGTCAAAGCTTCGAATACGAAGATCTGATTGCCTGCGCGCGAGGCGAACTGTTCGGTCCCGGCAATCCGCAATTGCCCCTGCCGCCCATGCTGATGTTTGACCGCATCCCGGAATTGTCGGAGACGGGCGGCCCCAACGGCAAGGGCTTTATCCGCGCCGAATTCGAGATCAAGCCCGATCTCTGGTTTTTCGGCTGTCATTTCAAGGGTGATCCGGTCATGCCAGGTTGCCTCGGGCTTGACGCGCTATGGCAGCTGCTCGGCTTCTATCTTGGCTGGCTTGACCTTTCCGGCCGCGGCCGGGCGCTCGGCGTCGGCGAAGTCAAATTCGCCGATCAGGTGCTGCCGACGGTCAAGCGGGTCGTCTATGGCGTCGACATCAAGCGCGTGTTCAAGACCAAACTGAACCTTGGCATTGCGGATGGGTGGCTGGAAGCCGACGGCGTGCGCATATATGAAGCCAAGGATCTGAAAGTCGGCTTGTTCACGGCGCCGGCCGCAGGGTAA
- a CDS encoding HAD family hydrolase, translating to MQPSVPTIIFDLGGVLIRHDNELLFERLAACCVDPVAARPQITRALDDEAIGTGKLSVEALHAKLVAEHGFAQAYPHFLDLWSSHFSAEPGMEALLCALAERYRVVIFSNTNAAHIDHIKEKYPVFARAHAAYVSYELGLVKPYAEAFRKVLELEGRKPEECIFIDDRPENTAAAESLGIRTVTFTDDAALKAAISEYGVAVDA from the coding sequence ATGCAGCCATCCGTTCCGACGATTATCTTCGACCTTGGCGGCGTTCTGATCCGCCATGACAATGAGCTCTTGTTCGAGCGCCTCGCCGCCTGCTGCGTCGATCCAGTCGCGGCGCGGCCGCAAATCACGCGGGCGCTCGACGATGAGGCGATCGGCACCGGCAAGCTCAGCGTCGAGGCGCTGCACGCAAAGCTCGTCGCCGAGCACGGCTTCGCGCAGGCCTATCCGCATTTTCTCGATTTATGGAGCAGCCATTTCAGCGCCGAGCCCGGCATGGAGGCGCTGCTTTGCGCCCTGGCGGAGCGCTATCGCGTGGTCATCTTCTCCAACACCAATGCGGCTCATATCGACCATATCAAGGAAAAATATCCGGTCTTCGCGCGCGCCCACGCCGCCTATGTGTCCTACGAGCTTGGCCTCGTGAAACCCTACGCCGAAGCGTTCCGCAAGGTGCTGGAGCTAGAGGGGCGCAAACCGGAAGAGTGCATTTTTATCGACGACCGGCCGGAAAACACCGCCGCGGCCGAATCCCTCGGCATAAGGACGGTGACCTTTACGGACGATGCCGCGCTCAAGGCGGCGATTTCGGAATATGGCGTCGCGGTCGACGCGTGA
- the fabB gene encoding beta-ketoacyl-ACP synthase I: MRRVVVTGMGIVSSIGNNTQEVLASLREGRSGIVRAEKYAELGFRSQVHGMPTLEPDGMIDRRAMRFLARGGAWNHVAMDQAILDSGLGEDEVSNERTGIIMGSGGASLKTIVEGADIARTKGPKKIGPFAVPKAMSSTASATLATWFKIRGVNYSISSACATSNHCIGNAYEMIQYGKQDIMFAGGCEELDWTLSVFFDAMGAMSSAYNDRPKAASRAFDKNRDGFVIAGGAGVLVLEEYERAKARGAKIYGEIIGYGLSSDGYDMVAPSGEGAVRCMKMALQDVKIPIDYINPHATSTGVGDVKEIEALRAVFGSGDKSPPIAGTKSLTGHSLGATGVQEAIYSLLMMQSGFICASANIDELDPAFADMDIVRERRDDVSLRAVLSNSFGFGGTNASIVFKHVDA; encoded by the coding sequence ATGAGACGCGTCGTCGTCACCGGGATGGGCATCGTCTCATCGATCGGCAACAATACGCAGGAAGTTCTCGCCTCTCTGCGCGAGGGAAGATCCGGCATCGTCCGCGCCGAAAAATACGCCGAACTCGGCTTCCGAAGCCAGGTCCACGGCATGCCGACGCTTGAGCCCGACGGGATGATCGATCGCCGGGCGATGCGCTTTCTCGCCCGCGGCGGCGCCTGGAACCATGTCGCCATGGACCAGGCGATCCTCGATTCGGGGCTTGGCGAGGACGAGGTCTCGAATGAGCGCACGGGCATCATCATGGGCTCGGGCGGAGCCTCCCTGAAGACCATTGTGGAAGGCGCCGACATCGCCCGCACCAAGGGGCCGAAGAAGATCGGGCCTTTCGCCGTGCCGAAGGCGATGTCCTCGACCGCTTCCGCGACGCTGGCGACCTGGTTCAAGATCAGGGGCGTCAATTATTCGATCTCGTCGGCCTGCGCCACCTCCAATCATTGCATCGGCAACGCCTATGAAATGATTCAATATGGCAAGCAGGACATCATGTTCGCCGGCGGCTGCGAGGAGCTCGACTGGACGCTCTCCGTCTTTTTCGACGCGATGGGGGCGATGTCCTCCGCCTATAATGACCGGCCGAAGGCGGCTTCCCGCGCGTTCGACAAGAATCGCGACGGCTTCGTCATCGCCGGCGGCGCTGGGGTTCTGGTCCTTGAGGAATATGAGCGCGCCAAGGCGCGCGGCGCGAAAATTTACGGCGAAATCATCGGCTACGGCCTCAGCTCGGACGGCTATGACATGGTGGCGCCGTCAGGGGAGGGCGCTGTCCGCTGCATGAAGATGGCTTTGCAGGACGTCAAAATTCCGATCGACTATATCAATCCGCATGCGACCTCGACCGGCGTCGGCGACGTCAAGGAGATCGAGGCCTTGCGGGCGGTGTTCGGCTCAGGGGACAAGTCGCCGCCGATTGCGGGCACAAAGTCGCTGACCGGCCATTCGCTCGGCGCGACCGGTGTGCAGGAGGCGATCTATTCGCTTCTGATGATGCAAAGCGGCTTCATCTGCGCCAGCGCCAATATCGACGAGCTTGATCCGGCCTTCGCCGACATGGACATCGTGCGCGAGCGCCGCGACGATGTCTCGCTGCGCGCCGTGCTGTCAAACTCCTTCGGCTTTGGCGGCACCAACGCCAGCATCGTTTTCAAGCATGTCGACGCCTGA
- a CDS encoding helix-turn-helix domain-containing protein, giving the protein MPGSDDKPKKLAYSVKEAIETTGLGRNSIYKAINSGMLGSVLVGRRRIIPEAEIARLLKISK; this is encoded by the coding sequence ATGCCGGGAAGTGACGACAAACCAAAGAAACTCGCCTACAGCGTCAAAGAGGCCATCGAGACGACGGGACTTGGCAGAAACAGCATTTATAAAGCCATCAATTCGGGAATGCTGGGTTCCGTTCTTGTCGGCCGTCGCCGGATCATCCCAGAGGCTGAAATCGCGCGACTTCTCAAGATTTCTAAATAG
- a CDS encoding HesB/IscA family protein, with the protein MANSKFSVLSLTEAAAARARDLIAGAGKPVAGIKVGIKNGGCAGMTYTLDLADEVTPGDEIVEDQGVNILIAPKDLMFLLGTKLDFETDKFAASFTFKNPNQTSACGCGESVSITPAHG; encoded by the coding sequence ATGGCCAATTCGAAATTTTCAGTCTTGTCCCTGACGGAGGCCGCTGCTGCGCGCGCGCGCGACCTCATTGCGGGGGCGGGCAAGCCGGTCGCCGGGATCAAGGTCGGCATCAAGAATGGCGGCTGCGCTGGTATGACCTATACGCTTGATCTTGCAGATGAAGTCACGCCGGGTGATGAGATCGTCGAGGATCAGGGCGTCAATATCCTGATCGCGCCGAAAGATCTCATGTTCCTGCTGGGCACCAAGCTCGACTTCGAGACGGATAAATTCGCCGCGAGCTTTACCTTCAAAAACCCCAATCAGACGTCGGCCTGCGGCTGCGGCGAATCGGTTTCGATCACGCCCGCGCACGGGTAA
- a CDS encoding MerR family transcriptional regulator: MADVVGIGDLVKDTGESVRTLQFWCDIGILKPNPETRRKGRGNSREFAAAGPLYGERTWALLASALKKVHLPFADIKDFIDFFREFLTHAEEPKCGWRMAMEMTPVGRALLGRHEVVTLFMDDLGKIGWTSLVSAASLNELKQPEKFAVMEENRPVESEDWGATSIEIPVNVLAKSWSINVNLSSALAPLLRT, translated from the coding sequence TTGGCTGACGTCGTAGGAATCGGCGACCTCGTAAAAGACACGGGCGAGTCGGTGCGCACTCTCCAGTTTTGGTGCGACATCGGGATATTAAAGCCCAATCCCGAAACGAGACGGAAGGGTCGCGGGAATTCAAGAGAGTTCGCCGCGGCAGGTCCTCTCTATGGCGAGCGCACTTGGGCTTTGCTGGCATCCGCATTGAAGAAGGTGCACCTGCCCTTCGCGGACATAAAAGATTTCATCGATTTCTTCCGTGAGTTTCTCACCCATGCCGAAGAACCGAAATGTGGATGGCGCATGGCGATGGAGATGACTCCCGTAGGCCGCGCCTTGCTAGGCAGACATGAGGTCGTAACCCTTTTCATGGATGACTTGGGCAAGATTGGGTGGACTAGCTTGGTTTCCGCTGCTTCGCTGAACGAGCTGAAGCAGCCGGAGAAATTCGCGGTAATGGAAGAGAATCGTCCCGTTGAATCCGAGGATTGGGGCGCGACTTCAATTGAAATTCCGGTCAACGTGCTGGCTAAGAGCTGGTCAATTAATGTCAATTTAAGCTCGGCGCTCGCGCCCCTTTTGCGGACGTAA
- a CDS encoding DUF7146 domain-containing protein produces MLGDAGVPCPGCGGRDRFAVNLRKNVWYCRASGIGGDAIALAQHIDGSSFLVAVETILGELPPGLGPVEYDEAKRTRENGLASARADWRREQDGAKTEQHFRERERRAARRLWIEAAPIAGTTGEAYLKLRGVESPPGARLRFHANAQLWDRPKDQGGKIVHSGPALIAAIEGASGRFSGVQRTWIDLAQPKGKALIIHPETGEVLPSKKARGSIKGGTVLLRRPETAEFPGDRQICRRLFLGEGIETVLSVHAAMREANDPLLEGAEFRAAVDLGNLCGPAAGRVAHPTLKRADRNGVERRLLVPNNEPKDDPDFPLIPIARGITDLWLLGDADSESFFTRKAYERAAKRFSRAYPWLVIRLFMAVAGRDFNDMRLAWLRVAAEANA; encoded by the coding sequence ATGCTCGGCGACGCCGGCGTGCCATGTCCTGGCTGTGGCGGCCGCGACCGCTTCGCCGTGAACTTACGCAAAAACGTCTGGTATTGCCGCGCTTCGGGAATTGGCGGCGACGCCATCGCCTTGGCGCAACATATTGATGGCTCGAGTTTTCTCGTCGCGGTCGAGACGATCCTTGGCGAGCTTCCGCCTGGCCTCGGGCCTGTGGAGTACGACGAAGCCAAACGCACGCGCGAAAACGGGCTCGCCTCGGCGCGCGCCGATTGGCGGCGGGAACAAGATGGCGCGAAAACAGAGCAGCACTTTCGCGAGCGCGAGCGTCGGGCGGCGCGAAGGCTTTGGATCGAGGCCGCGCCGATCGCTGGCACGACTGGAGAAGCCTATCTCAAATTACGCGGTGTTGAATCGCCACCAGGTGCGCGCCTGAGGTTTCACGCCAATGCGCAGTTGTGGGATCGCCCAAAGGACCAGGGTGGAAAAATCGTGCATTCCGGCCCGGCGCTGATCGCGGCCATCGAGGGTGCGAGCGGACGCTTTTCCGGCGTGCAGCGGACTTGGATTGATCTCGCGCAGCCGAAAGGGAAAGCTCTCATAATCCATCCGGAGACGGGTGAAGTTCTACCGTCCAAGAAGGCGCGGGGCTCGATCAAGGGGGGCACAGTACTTTTGCGGCGACCTGAGACGGCGGAGTTTCCGGGCGACAGGCAAATTTGTCGCCGGCTCTTTCTCGGTGAGGGGATCGAAACGGTGCTTTCGGTCCACGCCGCCATGCGCGAGGCCAACGATCCCTTGCTCGAAGGTGCGGAGTTTCGAGCGGCGGTCGATCTGGGCAATTTATGCGGTCCAGCCGCCGGACGCGTTGCGCATCCCACCCTCAAAAGAGCTGATCGCAATGGTGTCGAGCGACGCCTGCTCGTTCCAAATAACGAGCCGAAAGACGATCCGGATTTTCCGCTGATTCCTATCGCGCGCGGCATCACCGATTTGTGGTTGCTTGGAGACGCGGACAGCGAGTCTTTTTTTACGCGCAAGGCCTATGAGCGCGCGGCAAAGCGATTTTCCCGCGCCTATCCCTGGCTAGTGATTCGGCTGTTCATGGCGGTAGCCGGACGTGACTTCAATGATATGCGGCTCGCGTGGCTACGAGTGGCTGCGGAGGCAAACGCCTAG
- a CDS encoding tyrosine-type recombinase/integrase, which translates to MVNKINRLSARTVAALTKPGRHADGGNLYLRIERSGSKRWTFMYVQGGRQREAGLGSVARMPLAKARVKAGELRQMLADGIDPLAAKQAEREARQAIVEAEQARRTFGQVADSLLAAKEAGWRNAKHRAQWRMTLETYAASLWNMPVEEVDTQAVLAALQPVWQAKPETASRLRGRIEAVLDAARVAGHSGADRPNPARWKGHLDKLLPAPKKLYRGHHAAMPYGELPEFLARLRKRPAVAALALEFLILTAARSSEVLSAEWSEVDLAAKVWVISARRMKGGREHRVPLSSRALEILENLAKTKTGAFIFSGQDFRRSLSSHAFVMLLRRMKADHVTAHGFRSSFRDWAGDATSFPREIAEAALAHVAGDATELAYRRGDALERRRPLMEDWAAFCLGHKRTQ; encoded by the coding sequence GTGGTTAATAAGATCAACAGGTTATCCGCGCGCACCGTCGCGGCCCTAACCAAACCCGGCCGTCATGCCGATGGCGGAAATCTCTATCTAAGAATCGAACGCAGCGGCTCGAAACGCTGGACTTTCATGTATGTCCAGGGCGGCCGGCAAAGGGAAGCCGGGCTCGGCTCGGTCGCCAGGATGCCGCTCGCAAAGGCGCGGGTTAAAGCCGGAGAGTTGCGCCAAATGCTCGCCGACGGGATTGATCCGCTCGCGGCCAAGCAGGCCGAGCGGGAGGCCCGGCAAGCAATCGTCGAAGCGGAACAAGCTCGGCGCACATTCGGCCAGGTCGCCGACAGCCTCCTCGCTGCCAAAGAGGCCGGCTGGCGCAACGCCAAACATCGCGCGCAATGGCGCATGACCCTCGAAACCTATGCGGCCTCCCTTTGGAATATGCCCGTCGAGGAGGTCGATACGCAGGCCGTTCTCGCCGCCCTGCAACCCGTATGGCAAGCAAAGCCTGAGACCGCATCGCGGCTGCGCGGCCGCATCGAGGCCGTGCTCGACGCCGCGCGCGTGGCGGGCCATTCGGGAGCCGATCGGCCGAACCCGGCCCGATGGAAAGGCCACCTCGACAAGCTGCTCCCCGCCCCCAAGAAGCTTTACCGCGGCCATCACGCCGCAATGCCTTACGGTGAGCTGCCCGAGTTCCTTGCGCGCCTTCGAAAGCGCCCCGCTGTCGCTGCACTGGCGCTCGAATTTTTGATCCTGACGGCCGCGCGCTCAAGCGAAGTTCTCAGCGCGGAGTGGAGCGAGGTCGACCTTGCAGCGAAGGTTTGGGTGATCTCGGCGCGACGCATGAAAGGCGGCCGGGAGCATCGCGTGCCGCTTTCTAGCAGGGCGTTGGAGATCCTCGAAAACCTCGCCAAGACAAAAACGGGCGCCTTCATTTTTTCCGGCCAAGATTTCAGGCGTTCGTTATCATCCCATGCGTTTGTCATGTTGCTGCGCCGCATGAAGGCCGATCATGTGACTGCGCACGGTTTTAGAAGCTCTTTTCGCGATTGGGCCGGCGACGCGACAAGTTTTCCGCGGGAGATCGCCGAAGCGGCGTTGGCGCATGTAGCCGGCGATGCGACAGAGCTCGCCTACCGTCGCGGCGATGCGCTTGAGAGGCGGCGCCCGCTCATGGAGGATTGGGCTGCTTTTTGCCTAGGCCATAAACGCACTCAGTGA